The following proteins are encoded in a genomic region of Montipora foliosa isolate CH-2021 chromosome 8, ASM3666993v2, whole genome shotgun sequence:
- the LOC137968388 gene encoding uncharacterized protein, translating into MKDNLKRRNAASTAEHIEANVEVFDGAVGAKTDLQEVTASLKQGFAQMSQDLSKTIAESFTLFQSELEIQYEDIAGVEQEETPQTASDHEVNGEPPAKKKKDTKTTSIEEAVMKLTDSTGAQETPSNEGNFEVLNSLKQELKKEETGPRVNAELANVVNAMVKEGLPEEKLQEKLNKYHRPENCESLTIVRVNQSIWDHLTPAVRSQDVRLQKVQTSIFKGMCALTTMIDKCLDHIPSLPNGNYLLQLATDALALVANANSELNQRRRELIKPDLHDEYKHLCSSSLAITDQLFGDDLPKQVTELTEVNRVGKLPMHTGRSTAKLDYRRHNSRGKTTTNILRHLRERSRGSQRDADF; encoded by the exons ATGAAAGACAACTTAAAACGGAGAAATGCTGCTTCTACAGCCGAACATATCGAAGCGAATGTTGAAGTCTTTGATGGCGCCGTTGGCGCCAAAACTGACCTACAAGAGGTGACCGCTTCGTTGAAACAAGGTTTTGCCCAGATGTCTCAGGATTTATCTAAGACTATTGCAGAGTCTTTTACACTGTTCCAGTCAGAATTGGAAATACAGTACGAAGACATAGCGGGCGTAGAACAGGAGGAAACTCCTCAGACCGCGAGTGACCACGAGGTCAACGGAGAGCCCCctgcgaagaagaagaaagatacTAAAACTACAAGCATCGAGGAAGCTGTGATGAAGCTGACTGATTCAACCGGGGCTCAGGAAACGCCTTCTAATGAAGGAAATTTTGAAGTGCTTAATAGCTTAAAGCAAGAGCTAAAGAAAGAGGAAACGGGCCCAAGAGTTAATGCAGAGCTGGCCAATGTGGTTAATGCCATGGTCAAAGAGGGCCTGCCGGAAGAGAAActtcaggaaaaactgaatAAGTATCACAGACCAGAGAACTGTGAATCATTGACAATTGTCCGAGTGAACCAATCAATATGGGATCATTTAACTCCGGCAGTTCGATCGCAAGATGTTAGACTGCAAAAGGTGCAGACATCCATCTTCAAGGGAATGTGTGCATTGACTACTATGATCGACAAATGCCTAGATCATATCCCGTCGCTTCCAAATGGAAACTACCTGTTGCAATTGGCAACAGATGCGCTAGCTTTGGTTGCTAATGCAAATAGCGAACTAAACCAACGGCGAAGAGAACTGATTAAACCTGACCTGCATGACGAATATAAACACCTTTGCTCTTCGTCGCTGGCAATCACCGACCAATTATTTGGCGATGATCTCCCTAAACAGGTGACAGAGTTGACCGAGGTCAACCGCGTTGGTAAACTTCCTATGCACACTGGAAGATCAACGGCTAAGCTTGACTATCGCAGGCACAATT CTCGAGGAAAAACGACCACAAACATTCTCCGACATTTAAGAGAAAGAAGTAGGGGAAGTCAACGTGACGCCGATTTCTAA